The Thermoanaerobaculia bacterium genome contains a region encoding:
- the metK gene encoding methionine adenosyltransferase — protein MSIDGNYFFTSESVTEGHPDKIADQISDSILDAILDQDPKGRVACETLVTTGMVFIAGEISTTAYVDFPKTVRETIRQIGYTRAKYGFDYETCAVISSIDEQSPDIAQGVDTGGAGDQGLMFGYACNDNDALMPMPLTLAHNLCMRLAEVRKGKTLDWVRPDGKAQVTVEYDNHKPIRCDVIVCSTQHSPEIDYDDLRQAIIDEVIRKAIPADMIDKPTVFHINPTGSFERGGPWADTGLTGRKIIVDTYGGVGSHGGGAFSGKDPTKVDRSASYMARHIAKNFVAAGAADRIEVQLAYAIGVKDPVAIMVDTFGTGRVSENDIKKVIREIFPLTPLGMIDYLNLRRPIYKKTAAYGHFGRDLPEFTWEKTNKVDEIRQALKL, from the coding sequence ATGTCAATAGACGGAAATTACTTTTTCACATCGGAATCGGTAACCGAAGGGCACCCCGATAAGATCGCAGACCAGATTTCCGACTCCATCCTGGATGCCATTCTGGACCAGGATCCCAAGGGTCGCGTAGCCTGTGAAACGCTTGTGACCACGGGCATGGTCTTTATTGCCGGAGAGATCTCTACCACGGCCTATGTCGATTTCCCGAAAACTGTTCGAGAGACGATCCGGCAGATAGGGTACACCCGTGCGAAATACGGCTTCGACTATGAGACCTGTGCCGTGATTTCCTCCATCGACGAGCAGTCTCCCGACATTGCCCAGGGAGTTGATACGGGAGGAGCCGGGGATCAGGGCCTGATGTTCGGATATGCCTGTAATGACAACGATGCCCTGATGCCGATGCCCCTCACGCTGGCCCACAACCTTTGCATGCGGCTGGCCGAAGTGAGGAAGGGGAAGACGCTGGACTGGGTCCGCCCCGATGGAAAAGCTCAGGTCACAGTGGAATATGACAACCACAAACCGATCCGATGCGATGTCATTGTCTGTTCCACCCAGCACTCCCCTGAAATTGATTATGATGACCTTCGACAGGCCATCATTGACGAAGTCATCCGGAAGGCCATTCCGGCGGACATGATCGATAAGCCCACCGTCTTCCATATCAACCCGACTGGATCCTTTGAACGGGGAGGTCCCTGGGCGGACACAGGGCTGACCGGTCGAAAAATCATTGTGGACACCTACGGAGGCGTCGGGAGCCACGGTGGTGGCGCCTTTTCGGGAAAAGATCCCACAAAGGTCGACCGCTCGGCCTCCTACATGGCCCGTCACATCGCCAAAAACTTTGTTGCCGCCGGTGCCGCGGATCGAATTGAAGTTCAGCTTGCCTACGCCATCGGTGTCAAGGATCCCGTCGCCATCATGGTGGACACCTTCGGCACGGGCAGGGTTTCCGAAAATGACATCAAGAAGGTCATCCGCGAAATCTTCCCCCTGACCCCCCTGGGGATGATCGATTATCTCAACCTCCGCCGTCCCATCTACAAGAAGACCGCGGCCTATGGACACTTCGGCCGGGATCTTCCCGAGTTCACCTGGGAGAAGACGAACAAGGTGGATGAAATCCGACAGGCGTTGAAGCTATGA
- the ahcY gene encoding adenosylhomocysteinase, with protein sequence MNGHVKDPSLAPQGHRRIAWAEREMPVLRAIRADFERELPLKGERIAACLHVTTETANLMRTLKAGGAQVALCASNPLSTQDDAAAALLEDGIEVHAIRGEDTDTYYDHIRAMLATFPTITMDDGADLVSTLTALYHETLDTVHPRVRSWYESLSDEQRETLTRGVRGSTEETTTGVIRLRAMAADGVLPIPVIAVNDARTKHLFDNRYGTGQSTVDGVLRATNVLLAGKNVVIAGYGWCGRGLAMRAHGMGSHVIVTEVDPVRGLEALMDGFRVMPMDDAAPIGDIFITVTGDRDVIVERHFLKMKDGALVANSGHFDIEIDLKALKRLSTHQEEIRANVRSCKLQNGKNIYLLGEGRLVNLAAAEGHPASVMDMSFANQALSARYIKEYAGSLERAVYPVPKELDDGIAELKLKTMGVNIDELTEAQKAYLASWKEGT encoded by the coding sequence ATGAACGGCCACGTGAAAGATCCCTCGCTGGCCCCTCAGGGCCATCGCCGGATTGCCTGGGCAGAGCGTGAAATGCCGGTCCTGCGGGCCATTCGGGCTGATTTTGAAAGAGAACTTCCCCTGAAAGGGGAACGGATTGCCGCCTGCCTCCATGTAACCACGGAAACGGCCAACCTGATGCGCACGTTGAAGGCTGGAGGAGCACAGGTTGCTCTCTGCGCCTCCAATCCCCTCTCCACCCAGGATGATGCCGCTGCGGCTCTCCTGGAAGATGGGATCGAAGTCCACGCCATTCGGGGCGAGGATACAGATACCTATTACGACCATATCCGGGCCATGCTGGCAACCTTTCCCACGATCACCATGGACGATGGTGCCGACCTGGTATCCACGCTTACCGCCCTGTACCATGAAACTCTGGATACCGTACACCCCCGGGTCCGCTCCTGGTATGAAAGCCTCAGCGACGAACAGCGGGAGACTCTCACACGCGGCGTCCGGGGAAGTACCGAGGAGACGACAACCGGCGTAATTCGCCTGCGTGCCATGGCGGCGGACGGTGTTCTGCCCATCCCGGTAATTGCCGTCAATGACGCCCGGACCAAGCATCTTTTTGATAACCGGTACGGCACGGGACAGAGCACCGTGGATGGAGTTCTCCGGGCCACGAACGTTCTCCTTGCGGGTAAAAACGTCGTCATTGCGGGGTACGGCTGGTGTGGCCGCGGTCTGGCAATGCGGGCTCACGGCATGGGAAGCCATGTCATTGTTACCGAAGTCGATCCGGTCCGGGGCCTGGAGGCCCTGATGGACGGTTTTCGCGTGATGCCGATGGACGACGCCGCTCCGATTGGCGACATCTTTATCACCGTGACAGGGGATCGGGACGTCATCGTTGAACGCCACTTCCTCAAGATGAAAGACGGAGCCCTGGTAGCCAATTCCGGCCATTTCGATATTGAAATCGACCTGAAGGCCCTGAAGCGTCTCAGTACTCATCAGGAAGAGATTCGCGCGAATGTTCGCTCCTGTAAGCTGCAGAACGGAAAGAACATCTACCTCCTCGGAGAAGGTCGTCTGGTGAACCTGGCTGCCGCCGAAGGACATCCTGCCTCGGTCATGGACATGAGCTTCGCCAATCAGGCCCTTTCGGCCCGCTATATCAAGGAATACGCCGGTTCCCTCGAACGAGCGGTTTACCCGGTTCCCAAAGAACTGGATGACGGAATCGCAGAGCTGAAGCTCAAAACCATGGGGGTCAACATCGATGAACTGACGGAAGCCCAGAAAGCCTATCTTGCCTCCTGGAAAGAAGGAACCTGA
- a CDS encoding 1-acyl-sn-glycerol-3-phosphate acyltransferase, whose translation MILLSEPRYVIIGYPHTSNWDFLLMILFRSAQNLKLNWVGKKSLFRWPYGWIMKALGGIPVDRLTPRNFVAKTMQTFRERDRLFLGIAPEGTRKKTEYWRRGFYHIAAGAGVPIALGFIDRSTKTIGIGKVVNPSGNLSVDMEIIREFYRDKTGINPDQAGIIQVKEE comes from the coding sequence ATGATTCTTCTTTCGGAACCCAGGTATGTAATCATTGGATATCCCCATACCTCGAACTGGGACTTTCTCCTGATGATTCTCTTTCGATCAGCTCAAAACCTGAAGCTCAACTGGGTGGGAAAAAAATCTCTCTTTCGCTGGCCCTACGGGTGGATCATGAAAGCGCTTGGAGGCATCCCCGTGGATCGCCTTACGCCTCGTAACTTTGTCGCAAAGACGATGCAGACCTTTCGGGAGCGGGACCGGCTGTTCCTTGGAATCGCTCCAGAAGGGACCAGGAAAAAGACGGAATACTGGCGCCGGGGCTTCTACCATATTGCCGCTGGAGCCGGCGTCCCGATTGCACTGGGATTTATTGACCGATCGACGAAGACAATCGGAATCGGGAAAGTCGTCAATCCTTCCGGTAATCTGTCAGTCGATATGGAAATCATCAGAGAATTTTACAGGGATAAAACCGGGATCAACCCCGATCAGGCAGGGATAATCCAGGTTAAGGAAGAATGA
- a CDS encoding pitrilysin family protein produces MRAFIIVSALILMVTQLPAEDLFTFPIHETKLPNGFTVIAVPMDTPGILAYYTVVRTGSRNEPEKGKTGFAHFFEHMMFRGTDRFPEQAYNQILKEMGADSNAYTSDDETVYHITGSSDYLETLMDIESDRFQNLKYAEEEFKKEAGAVLGEYRKSQANPFLSLYEAMLGTAYTTHTYRHTTMGFFDDILDMPNQYDHSIDFFRRYYRPENCILIVAGDVQPETVVSLAKKYYGPWKKGYDPKPVPEEPVQKEERRTTVDWDLPTNPYLFIGYHCPVFDPADPRSASLAVISELLFASNAPLYQELVVEKQQVEFVSAWSGMQRDPGLFSVITRLHDASNLEAVENRIRTSLENLAKDGVDAADLKKVKSYLRYDFAGGLTTPDAVASALVRFIVPTGSWKSLNTYYKTLDHLSTAEVIKTAGDIFKATNCTIVTLKERSTP; encoded by the coding sequence ATGCGCGCATTTATCATTGTTTCGGCACTTATCCTCATGGTGACACAACTTCCGGCGGAAGACCTCTTTACCTTTCCCATCCATGAGACGAAACTTCCCAATGGATTCACCGTGATTGCCGTCCCCATGGACACTCCGGGAATCCTGGCCTATTACACCGTCGTACGAACCGGGTCCCGGAACGAGCCGGAAAAGGGAAAGACCGGATTTGCCCATTTCTTTGAGCATATGATGTTCCGGGGAACCGATCGATTCCCCGAACAGGCATACAACCAGATCCTCAAGGAGATGGGAGCCGATTCGAATGCATACACTTCCGATGACGAAACGGTCTACCACATTACCGGATCTTCCGATTATCTGGAGACCCTCATGGACATCGAGAGTGATCGTTTTCAAAACCTGAAGTATGCGGAAGAGGAATTTAAAAAAGAAGCGGGAGCTGTCCTTGGGGAATACAGAAAGAGCCAGGCCAACCCCTTCCTGAGCCTCTACGAAGCCATGCTGGGAACAGCCTACACAACCCATACCTATCGCCACACGACAATGGGATTTTTCGACGATATTCTGGACATGCCCAACCAGTATGACCATTCCATTGATTTTTTTCGTCGATATTATCGACCGGAAAACTGCATCCTCATTGTTGCGGGAGATGTTCAGCCCGAAACGGTCGTCTCCCTGGCAAAGAAATATTACGGTCCGTGGAAAAAAGGGTACGATCCCAAACCCGTTCCGGAAGAGCCCGTGCAAAAGGAAGAACGCCGAACGACGGTGGACTGGGATCTCCCCACAAACCCCTACCTCTTCATCGGTTATCATTGCCCCGTATTTGACCCCGCCGACCCTCGAAGCGCCTCCCTGGCCGTAATTTCCGAACTCCTTTTTGCTTCCAACGCCCCCCTGTACCAGGAACTTGTCGTGGAAAAACAACAGGTTGAATTTGTCAGCGCCTGGTCTGGAATGCAGCGGGATCCGGGACTCTTTTCCGTCATCACCAGGCTCCACGATGCTTCGAACCTTGAAGCAGTGGAGAATCGAATTCGCACCTCCCTTGAAAACCTTGCTAAAGACGGGGTGGATGCGGCCGATCTTAAAAAGGTGAAATCCTACCTTCGATACGATTTTGCCGGTGGCCTGACGACACCGGACGCGGTGGCCAGCGCACTGGTTCGATTCATTGTCCCCACGGGATCCTGGAAGTCACTCAATACCTATTACAAGACTCTGGACCACCTCTCAACAGCTGAGGTGATCAAAACAGCGGGGGACATATTCAAAGCCACCAACTGTACCATTGTCACTCTCAAGGAAAGGAGTACGCCATGA
- a CDS encoding pitrilysin family protein, which produces MRFLLLIAGIILFAGTASAAVPLEQIPSPTYPTVTLRVQWNVGSMDDPAGKEGLAYLMAESMIEGGTRDLTYREVQDRLFPMAASIRVLVDKETSTFIGEVHRDHLKDFYKIFKALITEPRLDPKDIDRVKQQIMAYIEKSLRSADDEQLGKEVLSSTLYKGHPYGHLTMGNLTDLATITADDIRSFHDTAFTRNNVTLGIAGGYPSSFITTFSRDFSRLPDTRMDRSPLPDPPALEGRHVVLVQKETSGAAISIGFPISITRGHQDFIPLMVANSYLGEHRTFNGVLMNHMRGDRGLNYGDYSYIEYFDQDGGTTFSLPNIARRQQFFSIWIRPVDPRNALFSIRQSLFETDRLIREGISEEEFEAARKFVRNYSKLWVQSLSRRLGYLMDSRFYGTGDFIREIDTRLETLTRDEVNDAIRTYLQTENLVIAVVAKDAETMKTLLEKEIASPIMYQTEGTKCDLLKEDKVIESYPLNVTSVTITPVDTLFQ; this is translated from the coding sequence ATGAGATTTCTCCTTTTGATTGCCGGAATCATCCTGTTTGCGGGAACTGCTTCCGCTGCCGTTCCCCTGGAACAGATCCCCAGTCCCACCTACCCTACCGTAACCCTTCGAGTTCAATGGAACGTCGGGTCGATGGACGATCCGGCCGGCAAGGAGGGTCTGGCCTATCTGATGGCGGAATCGATGATCGAAGGTGGAACCCGGGATCTTACGTACCGGGAAGTCCAGGATCGTCTCTTTCCCATGGCGGCCTCAATTCGCGTACTTGTGGATAAAGAAACCTCGACATTCATTGGAGAAGTCCACCGAGACCACCTTAAAGATTTTTATAAGATCTTTAAAGCACTGATCACGGAACCCCGACTCGATCCGAAGGATATCGATCGGGTAAAACAGCAGATCATGGCCTACATTGAGAAAAGTCTTCGCAGTGCCGATGATGAACAGCTGGGGAAGGAAGTTCTCTCCTCAACCCTGTATAAAGGTCACCCCTACGGTCATCTGACGATGGGAAATCTGACTGATCTTGCCACCATTACAGCGGATGATATCCGTTCTTTTCACGATACAGCCTTCACCCGCAACAATGTCACCCTTGGCATTGCGGGTGGATACCCTTCCTCCTTCATTACCACCTTTTCCCGGGATTTCTCAAGGCTTCCGGATACCCGAATGGACCGTTCCCCCCTCCCCGATCCTCCCGCCCTGGAAGGAAGACACGTCGTCCTGGTTCAGAAGGAAACCTCGGGAGCCGCCATTTCCATCGGCTTTCCCATTTCTATCACCCGCGGACATCAAGATTTCATTCCTTTAATGGTGGCCAACAGCTACCTGGGTGAACATCGAACCTTTAACGGTGTTCTCATGAATCACATGCGGGGAGACCGCGGCTTGAACTACGGAGACTATTCGTATATTGAATACTTCGATCAGGATGGAGGAACCACCTTTTCTCTGCCGAATATCGCCCGGAGACAGCAATTCTTCTCGATCTGGATCCGACCGGTCGATCCGCGTAATGCCCTCTTTTCCATTCGTCAGTCGCTTTTTGAAACCGACAGGCTTATCCGGGAGGGTATTTCGGAGGAAGAGTTTGAAGCCGCCAGAAAGTTTGTTCGGAACTACTCGAAGCTTTGGGTCCAAAGCCTCTCCCGTCGCCTGGGTTACCTGATGGACAGCCGGTTCTATGGTACCGGGGATTTTATCCGCGAAATTGACACCCGACTGGAAACCCTGACAAGAGATGAAGTCAATGATGCCATCCGGACCTATCTCCAGACGGAAAACCTGGTTATCGCGGTCGTAGCAAAAGACGCAGAAACCATGAAGACCTTACTCGAAAAGGAAATTGCTTCTCCCATTATGTACCAGACCGAAGGTACGAAATGCGATCTCCTGAAGGAAGATAAAGTGATTGAATCGTACCCTCTGAATGTAACATCGGTTACGATCACCCCGGTGGACACACTCTTTCAATAA
- a CDS encoding ferritin family protein, whose protein sequence is MNTFESMLDVILTAIHAEKDAASFYLAMGDKIKSPVLKDGFRILAREEELHLSILKEIYLDIPGQSKNREFGTSSYTPAEFPPFTGGSLREILEYALEREYEAIHLYTSLSRQGQNQEAMNTFLRLVSMEEWHVHYLKRSLSHIEQFAHPS, encoded by the coding sequence ATGAACACGTTCGAATCCATGCTTGACGTAATTCTCACAGCCATTCATGCTGAAAAGGATGCCGCAAGCTTCTATCTGGCCATGGGTGATAAAATCAAATCCCCTGTCCTGAAGGACGGCTTCCGAATTCTGGCCAGGGAAGAAGAATTGCACCTGTCAATCCTGAAAGAAATTTACCTTGACATTCCCGGACAGTCGAAAAACCGTGAATTCGGCACCTCATCCTACACTCCGGCTGAATTTCCACCCTTTACCGGCGGATCCCTGCGGGAAATTCTTGAATACGCGCTGGAGAGGGAATACGAGGCAATACATCTCTATACCTCACTCTCCAGGCAGGGGCAGAATCAGGAAGCCATGAACACCTTCCTGCGGCTGGTTTCCATGGAGGAATGGCACGTACACTATCTGAAAAGGTCTCTTTCTCATATCGAGCAGTTTGCACACCCCTCCTGA